Proteins encoded in a region of the Dethiosulfovibrio salsuginis genome:
- the flgK gene encoding flagellar hook-associated protein FlgK, whose product MINSFFGFEMGRRALDYCRRGFETAGHNISNAATEGYSKQRVEASTTDPFTEPGLNRPALPGQIGTGVKIDAIVRLRDQFLDLQYREESTVKGYWDVMTQALDTLETFVNEPHGESVRVGLDDFWSALQEVSKRPDDTSARQNLITKSDTLGVYLESLSRNYDEYRNGLNGQVSLKVKEANTYIDQIAALNVTISEIEGVGGNPNDLYDRRDLMAEKLCSLIDAEVGSPCDTTDGEYKIYLGGRTLVQGDKARHLELVPVPGNQGYYDVQVEDNTFDHVSDLDVLSVIIDQQAPEAVHSVSVERLATETAWSVGGAQINGAIGRLPVSDPDSAMNIEGTLRLQVGTSGVRATGKQLDNQTGSPILLKAPGGDDPTEHVFRIASQDLKDMPGNPDEMYVTLEWNSGTSEWELSSRCGNTTSATVGVGQEVSLDDLQSFLQNDTGVGGRLNVMVESSGTVDRLVVRSGDDHLLSFSDMKGDFLSSVVGLKNDSPEVTIEIEDGDSLRTIANKINSSYKAGDGAPSDPSQWLRAEIKTDGSGDYYMVLESNSIGEANRINIMGSDKGDTYAARRLGLMGGTATEYSTEVITSSTDAMLMVNNDKFLSSFNEFRQARAIGPSDGYQASEMTEASKGIEFQLKSTGNSSIRIEHHVKGGQIRSMLEVRDDVILEHMANFDEIAYGLASEMNAVHYAGHGTGNYANVTGTAFFESIGQMKGAAGSLTVNRELKIAPAMLATAAGDGSGKTKGEGDGGNAINMAQLKQAKVLDGDSSTFNEYYEDFIARLGVQSQRAQSMQSNQTALVDQIQQQRQSVMGVNIDEEMMDIMKFQQGFNAISRYVTTLDEMLDKIINGMGRVGM is encoded by the coding sequence ATGATAAACAGCTTTTTCGGCTTCGAGATGGGAAGACGGGCTCTGGACTACTGCCGTAGAGGCTTCGAGACCGCCGGTCACAACATCTCAAACGCCGCCACCGAAGGCTACTCAAAACAGAGGGTGGAGGCCTCCACCACCGACCCATTCACAGAGCCGGGCCTAAACCGCCCCGCCCTCCCAGGCCAGATAGGGACGGGGGTCAAAATCGACGCCATAGTCAGGCTCAGGGACCAGTTTCTCGACCTCCAATACAGGGAGGAAAGCACCGTAAAAGGCTACTGGGACGTTATGACCCAGGCTCTGGACACCTTAGAGACCTTCGTAAACGAGCCTCATGGAGAAAGCGTCCGGGTCGGCCTGGACGACTTCTGGTCCGCCTTACAGGAGGTATCCAAAAGGCCCGACGACACCTCGGCGAGGCAGAACCTCATAACCAAATCGGACACCCTTGGGGTCTACCTCGAAAGTCTCTCCAGAAACTACGACGAATACCGAAACGGCCTAAACGGCCAGGTATCCCTTAAAGTCAAAGAGGCCAACACCTATATCGACCAGATAGCCGCCTTAAACGTAACAATAAGCGAGATAGAGGGAGTAGGTGGCAACCCTAACGACCTCTACGACCGTCGTGACCTCATGGCGGAAAAACTCTGCTCCCTCATAGACGCCGAGGTCGGCTCTCCCTGCGACACCACCGACGGCGAGTACAAAATATACCTAGGCGGCAGGACCTTGGTCCAGGGCGATAAAGCCAGACACCTGGAGCTGGTCCCTGTCCCGGGCAACCAGGGATACTACGACGTACAGGTCGAGGACAACACCTTCGACCACGTCTCCGACCTGGACGTCCTGTCGGTAATAATCGACCAGCAGGCCCCCGAGGCGGTTCACTCGGTATCCGTAGAACGACTTGCAACCGAGACCGCCTGGTCCGTAGGAGGAGCCCAGATAAACGGTGCCATAGGCAGACTTCCGGTCAGCGATCCCGACTCAGCCATGAACATAGAGGGAACCCTCAGGCTTCAGGTCGGGACCTCCGGCGTAAGGGCCACGGGAAAACAGCTGGACAACCAGACAGGAAGCCCCATTCTGCTAAAGGCTCCCGGTGGGGACGACCCTACGGAACACGTCTTCCGAATCGCCTCCCAGGATCTGAAGGACATGCCCGGCAACCCCGACGAGATGTACGTCACCTTGGAGTGGAATAGTGGAACCTCCGAATGGGAGCTGTCCAGCCGTTGTGGGAACACCACCTCCGCTACAGTAGGGGTAGGGCAGGAAGTCTCCCTCGACGACCTTCAATCCTTCCTCCAGAACGACACAGGGGTCGGAGGCAGGCTAAACGTCATGGTCGAGTCCTCCGGCACCGTGGATCGACTGGTGGTCCGATCCGGCGACGATCACCTTCTCTCGTTCAGCGACATGAAAGGCGACTTCCTATCCTCCGTGGTGGGACTCAAAAACGACTCCCCTGAGGTGACCATCGAAATAGAGGACGGAGACAGCCTGAGGACCATCGCTAACAAGATAAACAGCTCCTACAAAGCGGGAGATGGAGCACCCTCCGACCCATCCCAGTGGCTGAGGGCGGAGATAAAGACCGACGGCAGCGGAGACTACTACATGGTTTTGGAGAGCAACTCAATCGGCGAGGCCAACAGGATAAACATAATGGGCTCCGACAAAGGGGACACCTACGCCGCAAGAAGGCTCGGCCTCATGGGGGGAACGGCCACCGAATACTCCACCGAGGTCATAACCAGCTCCACCGACGCCATGTTGATGGTGAACAACGATAAATTTCTATCCTCCTTCAACGAGTTTCGCCAGGCAAGGGCTATAGGCCCCTCCGACGGCTACCAGGCTTCGGAGATGACCGAGGCGTCAAAGGGGATCGAGTTCCAGCTCAAATCCACTGGAAACAGCTCCATAAGGATAGAACATCACGTAAAAGGCGGCCAGATAAGGTCGATGCTTGAGGTTCGAGATGACGTAATCCTCGAGCACATGGCTAACTTCGACGAAATAGCCTACGGCCTTGCGTCGGAGATGAACGCCGTCCACTACGCAGGACACGGCACCGGAAACTACGCTAACGTAACAGGAACCGCCTTCTTCGAGTCCATAGGGCAGATGAAAGGCGCCGCCGGATCTCTCACCGTAAACCGAGAGCTGAAGATCGCTCCCGCCATGCTGGCTACCGCCGCAGGGGACGGATCGGGAAAGACCAAAGGCGAGGGAGACGGTGGCAACGCCATAAACATGGCCCAGCTGAAACAGGCAAAGGTCTTAGACGGCGACAGCTCCACCTTCAACGAATACTACGAGGACTTCATCGCCAGGCTGGGAGTCCAGAGCCAGAGGGCTCAGTCCATGCAGTCCAACCAGACCGCCCTGGTGGACCAGATTCAGCAACAGAGACAGTCGGTCATGGGGGTAAACATCGACGAGGAGATGATGGACATAATGAAGTTCCAGCAGGGGTTCAACGCCATCTCTCGTTACGTCACCACACTGGACGAAATGCTGGACAAGATAATAAACGGCATGGGCCGAGTCGGTATGTAA
- the flgN gene encoding flagellar export chaperone FlgN, with protein MWQAQLIQHLSSQTKAIEAVLDVVKRQREALKEGRLELLTDLMQELDRAQRQASVEDSLRSALVTKIASEQGCDPTLDSLVAVSGPKRDELLSAGKALRKTVTKAQSEIQILGTLVEESKALNEMMINEWRRLGSTSSEVSGLDLKG; from the coding sequence ATGTGGCAGGCTCAGTTGATCCAGCACCTCTCGTCCCAGACCAAGGCCATAGAGGCGGTGCTGGACGTTGTAAAGAGGCAGAGAGAGGCGCTCAAAGAGGGGCGCCTCGAACTTTTGACCGACCTGATGCAGGAACTGGATCGGGCCCAGAGACAGGCCTCGGTGGAGGATTCTCTCCGCTCCGCCTTGGTCACAAAGATAGCCTCCGAACAGGGCTGTGATCCAACCTTGGACAGCTTGGTGGCCGTATCGGGACCTAAAAGGGACGAACTTCTCTCCGCCGGTAAAGCCCTCCGAAAGACTGTGACCAAAGCCCAGTCGGAGATACAGATACTTGGCACCCTTGTGGAGGAGAGCAAGGCCCTCAACGAAATGATGATCAACGAATGGCGAAGGCTCGGAAGCACCTCCTCGGAGGTATCGGGCCTCGACCTGAAAGGCTAG
- the flgM gene encoding flagellar biosynthesis anti-sigma factor FlgM — MIDKIGPSYTYTVSKAVKKSNPLPKEQDRNADGLEVSGFGQVLSRSMAEAKKIPDVRQDKVDGIKNRIESGTYNPDNRFIAARLIAAGILED; from the coding sequence ATGATAGACAAAATAGGCCCGAGCTACACATACACCGTATCAAAGGCGGTAAAAAAATCCAATCCCCTGCCCAAAGAGCAGGACAGAAACGCCGATGGCCTGGAGGTTAGCGGCTTCGGCCAGGTGCTGTCCAGATCTATGGCGGAAGCCAAAAAAATTCCCGACGTCCGACAGGACAAAGTCGACGGCATAAAAAACCGCATAGAGTCAGGAACCTACAACCCCGATAACCGGTTCATCGCAGCCCGGCTCATAGCCGCCGGAATCCTTGAGGACTGA
- a CDS encoding ComF family protein translates to MLKYLLHLIWPSACPVCGAIGEDLCPSCCSELIVPSGPVCLLCEGSLPCPTHGNLEWYSAAPHGGMARELVLSLKYQGNGAIGLEMGIQMASVFPKPEHAAIIPVPLHRGSPRKYNQARWIVAGISKVWGFPIVDKLRWNKTLSCQTSLDGSGRTEMPENALRWDGPCLNGREAVIVDDVKTTGTTLYRAYRALGEARPDRVRFITWSRSVVEKKGGISFGT, encoded by the coding sequence ATGCTGAAATACCTGCTTCACCTCATCTGGCCCTCCGCCTGCCCGGTCTGCGGTGCCATAGGGGAGGACCTCTGTCCCAGCTGCTGCTCCGAGCTGATCGTCCCATCAGGGCCTGTCTGTCTGCTCTGCGAAGGCTCTCTGCCCTGCCCAACTCACGGGAACCTCGAATGGTACTCCGCCGCACCTCACGGTGGAATGGCAAGGGAATTGGTGCTATCCTTAAAGTACCAGGGCAACGGAGCGATAGGCCTTGAGATGGGGATACAGATGGCCTCGGTTTTTCCAAAGCCCGAACATGCGGCGATAATCCCCGTTCCCCTCCACCGAGGGAGCCCCAGAAAATACAACCAGGCCCGGTGGATCGTCGCCGGAATATCGAAGGTCTGGGGATTTCCTATAGTCGACAAACTGAGGTGGAACAAAACCCTCTCCTGCCAGACCTCTTTGGATGGATCGGGTCGAACGGAAATGCCCGAAAACGCCCTCCGTTGGGACGGCCCTTGTCTGAATGGAAGGGAAGCTGTTATAGTTGACGATGTAAAGACCACCGGGACAACCCTTTACAGGGCCTATCGGGCTTTAGGGGAAGCCCGTCCTGATAGGGTGCGATTTATCACGTGGAGTCGATCTGTGGTCGAAAAAAAAGGAGGGATTTCCTTTGGAACTTAA
- a CDS encoding GNAT family N-acetyltransferase yields MALSPGELQGLYRFTGWGRSRSVSQIEKMLLGTDLCFSIRYKGQLIAFCRVLTDFVFRASLWDIVVHPDHQGKGLGSSLIDYALNHPMMKDVPMVITYTSELEPFLANQGFKPKDGMMMLLRRPIEYS; encoded by the coding sequence ATGGCCCTCTCTCCAGGGGAACTCCAGGGGCTCTATCGTTTTACCGGTTGGGGGAGAAGCCGGTCGGTCTCCCAGATAGAGAAAATGCTTCTAGGAACCGACCTTTGCTTCTCCATAAGGTATAAAGGCCAGCTCATAGCCTTCTGCCGGGTGCTCACCGACTTCGTCTTCAGAGCCTCCCTATGGGACATCGTCGTCCACCCAGACCATCAGGGCAAAGGGCTAGGATCGTCGCTCATAGACTACGCCCTCAACCACCCGATGATGAAAGACGTCCCTATGGTCATAACCTACACCAGCGAACTGGAGCCTTTCTTGGCAAACCAGGGATTTAAACCAAAAGACGGAATGATGATGCTCCTTCGCCGTCCTATAGAGTACTCCTGA
- a CDS encoding DUF3084 domain-containing protein, translated as MTGLGEILPEINWSLILFTLLLSSAVALLGDILGMKIAKKRITLLGLRPKYTSSVITALTGMVIAFGIMVALSILSDTVRTALFSMKYVQRQITELTASLQTSRTESELMEIQYIDSLEKLERSTTELEDTKKEISQLKTQRESLQSQIESLSLEASTLRKGLEEVREGKVVAFAEELLAQEVVPEGVSDEDLLDIMARLKDKVRFVVSRRVSMPYQDISVSWDEADERRVMDRCKVIDSRKVIRARAKSNVIAGEPIYLEYRVYESVQVYREGEILLRRVLPPSMGNDEIESALHSVLREVNGIAVRDGILADPLTRTVGQIDATDFYEAVEKLKDASTPQIVEVLADRDIYTEGPVRVLIKVEPSGR; from the coding sequence ATGACCGGCCTCGGAGAGATACTGCCCGAAATAAACTGGAGTCTCATCCTCTTCACCCTTCTCCTGAGCTCCGCGGTAGCCCTTCTTGGCGACATATTAGGCATGAAAATAGCCAAAAAAAGGATAACCCTGCTGGGACTGAGGCCCAAATACACCAGCTCGGTAATAACCGCCCTGACCGGCATGGTCATAGCCTTTGGCATAATGGTCGCCCTTTCCATACTCTCCGACACGGTGAGAACCGCCCTTTTCAGCATGAAATACGTCCAGAGGCAGATCACCGAACTAACAGCCAGCCTCCAGACCAGCAGGACTGAATCGGAGCTAATGGAAATCCAGTATATCGACAGCCTCGAAAAACTTGAGCGATCGACCACAGAGCTTGAGGACACCAAAAAAGAGATATCCCAGCTCAAAACCCAGAGGGAATCGCTTCAAAGCCAGATAGAATCCCTCAGCCTGGAGGCCAGTACACTCAGAAAAGGCCTTGAGGAGGTCAGAGAAGGTAAAGTCGTCGCCTTTGCGGAAGAGCTTCTAGCCCAGGAAGTGGTCCCCGAGGGAGTTAGCGACGAAGACCTGCTGGATATAATGGCCAGGCTCAAGGACAAAGTCAGGTTCGTCGTATCCAGACGGGTATCTATGCCCTACCAGGACATATCAGTATCTTGGGACGAAGCGGACGAAAGAAGGGTTATGGATCGGTGCAAGGTAATAGACAGCCGAAAAGTCATAAGGGCCAGGGCAAAATCGAACGTAATAGCCGGAGAACCTATCTACCTGGAGTATCGGGTATACGAAAGCGTCCAGGTCTACCGTGAAGGGGAAATCCTGCTGAGGCGAGTTCTTCCCCCCTCCATGGGTAACGACGAAATAGAATCGGCCCTCCACTCGGTCCTGAGGGAGGTCAACGGTATAGCGGTCAGAGACGGCATACTGGCGGACCCCTTAACTAGGACGGTGGGGCAGATAGACGCAACAGACTTTTACGAAGCTGTCGAAAAGCTCAAAGACGCCTCCACCCCTCAGATAGTCGAGGTGCTGGCGGACAGGGACATATACACCGAAGGGCCTGTCAGGGTTCTGATAAAAGTCGAGCCCAGCGGGAGGTGA
- a CDS encoding YkgJ family cysteine cluster protein, producing MNSLAELSPWWSEGLRFSCIGCGRCCRGEPGAIYFTEGEEEKICDHLKISKERFRAEYVTHRWGDPSIGEKANGECLFYDPATARCAIYQVRPTQCRTWPFWEDILESPDQWAWASRRCPGIDEGRLWTESEIRSILEDQL from the coding sequence ATGAATAGCCTGGCTGAACTATCTCCTTGGTGGAGCGAAGGACTCCGGTTCTCCTGCATCGGATGCGGAAGATGCTGTCGAGGGGAGCCTGGGGCCATATACTTCACCGAAGGAGAAGAAGAAAAGATCTGTGACCACCTGAAAATATCGAAAGAACGCTTCAGGGCGGAATACGTAACTCACCGTTGGGGGGACCCTAGCATAGGGGAAAAAGCCAACGGCGAATGCCTGTTCTACGATCCCGCCACCGCCCGCTGTGCCATATACCAGGTCAGACCCACTCAGTGCCGAACCTGGCCCTTCTGGGAGGACATACTGGAAAGCCCTGACCAGTGGGCCTGGGCCTCCAGACGGTGCCCTGGCATAGACGAAGGCCGACTATGGACGGAGAGCGAGATTCGCTCTATTTTGGAGGATCAGCTATGA
- a CDS encoding flagellar basal body P-ring protein FlgI, whose translation MSKTLSATLKLLIVLTIITSTAWANIHPQVRIKDLVDIDGVRSNQLSGVGVVMGLQGTGDKSNMSIQALRNLMRRFGVTLTEKDVKSKNVAVVAVTATLPPFVRPGQTVDVTISAIGDAKSLQGGVLLQTPLQAANGSVYAVAQGPVLVGGFSAGKGGSSVAKNVVTVGQIGGGAIVERDVPTMFSSGGYMSLLLRNPDFTTARRVADAINGKFGNIATPLDAGRVAVQLPGAYASSPSAFVADMENMRVTPDIQARVVVNERTGTVVMGGNVQISSVAVAHGDLTVRIDQDNQVSQPNPFSQGVTTPYANNQVNVEEERGSFIKMDSTTTVDQLVDAVNAVGATPRDVIGILQAIDRAGALHGELVIM comes from the coding sequence ATGTCTAAAACCTTATCTGCCACGCTAAAGTTGCTTATAGTTCTGACCATAATAACCTCCACCGCCTGGGCCAACATCCACCCTCAGGTTCGCATAAAAGACCTGGTCGACATAGACGGCGTCAGATCGAACCAGCTCTCCGGCGTTGGGGTGGTCATGGGCCTTCAGGGGACGGGAGACAAATCCAACATGTCCATCCAGGCCCTCAGAAACCTCATGAGACGCTTTGGCGTCACCTTAACCGAAAAGGACGTAAAGAGCAAAAACGTGGCGGTGGTGGCGGTCACAGCAACCCTTCCTCCCTTCGTCAGGCCCGGTCAGACAGTGGACGTTACCATCAGTGCCATAGGTGACGCAAAAAGCCTCCAAGGTGGCGTTCTTCTACAGACACCCCTCCAGGCGGCAAACGGATCGGTCTACGCAGTGGCCCAGGGCCCGGTTCTAGTGGGGGGATTCTCCGCCGGTAAAGGAGGGTCGAGCGTGGCTAAAAACGTCGTCACAGTCGGCCAGATAGGTGGGGGAGCCATAGTCGAAAGGGATGTCCCCACCATGTTCAGCTCTGGAGGATACATGTCCCTTCTCCTGAGAAACCCCGACTTCACCACCGCCAGAAGGGTGGCGGACGCCATAAACGGAAAATTCGGTAACATAGCCACCCCTCTAGACGCCGGAAGGGTGGCGGTACAGCTTCCCGGTGCCTACGCCTCATCTCCTTCGGCCTTCGTGGCGGACATGGAAAACATGAGGGTAACCCCGGATATACAGGCCAGAGTGGTCGTCAACGAAAGGACCGGAACGGTGGTAATGGGAGGAAACGTCCAGATAAGCTCTGTGGCTGTGGCCCACGGGGACCTAACCGTCAGAATAGACCAGGACAACCAGGTATCCCAGCCCAACCCCTTCTCTCAGGGGGTAACGACACCCTACGCCAACAACCAGGTCAACGTAGAGGAAGAGAGAGGGTCTTTTATAAAGATGGACTCCACCACCACCGTGGACCAGCTTGTTGACGCGGTCAATGCCGTAGGTGCCACCCCTAGAGACGTCATAGGCATACTCCAGGCTATCGATCGGGCAGGGGCACTCCACGGAGAGCTTGTCATAATGTAG
- a CDS encoding flagellar basal body L-ring protein FlgH has translation MNKKTIIMSICILSLWTSPIWAQSLWQDGTNYIGDERPRSVGDIVTVRVDEKTTTKDQAQTATTKNGSATVSQGTGLLDFIRGLGLSSTASSTGDGKSSRSYSTNAQITCMVTEVLPNGNLVIEGTRDLQTHGETLRMRIRGAIRPQDVDGNNTIDSSRVANVDLIVDGKGTLTKIQKPGFLTQILQAIF, from the coding sequence ATGAATAAAAAAACGATAATTATGTCAATTTGCATCCTGAGCCTCTGGACCTCTCCCATCTGGGCCCAGTCCCTCTGGCAGGACGGCACCAACTACATAGGGGACGAAAGGCCGAGGAGTGTAGGGGACATCGTCACCGTAAGGGTGGACGAAAAAACCACCACCAAAGACCAAGCCCAAACCGCTACTACCAAAAACGGCAGCGCGACGGTCTCCCAGGGAACGGGGCTTCTGGACTTCATCCGAGGGCTGGGGCTCTCCTCCACCGCATCCTCCACAGGAGACGGAAAATCCAGCAGGAGCTACTCGACCAATGCCCAGATAACCTGTATGGTCACCGAGGTCCTTCCTAACGGAAACCTTGTCATAGAGGGAACCAGAGACCTCCAGACCCACGGAGAGACCTTACGGATGAGGATAAGGGGAGCCATAAGGCCTCAGGACGTGGACGGCAACAACACCATCGACAGCAGCAGAGTCGCCAACGTAGACCTCATAGTGGACGGCAAAGGGACCCTAACAAAAATACAGAAGCCTGGATTCCTGACCCAGATTCTTCAGGCCATATTCTAG
- the flgA gene encoding flagellar basal body P-ring formation chaperone FlgA: protein MIFDVRRVLWTRRRRMAIGLAFALCLCGRAQAVDLFIEIGSGSVVPRSNIRLSHLAQIACDRPDLLMLASSAEISPKGNRIVPGDVTSALAQAGIGGIKIKLTMADSVPFRKETDLEIQLRKAAGWPGVLEVVSDRALPAGLLLPERLYPGSPSVNLRFSTNQGEQTIPVRLRWLIPGVVAQKPIGRGDIVSPSDLAMMTVEYERNRSYYSDPAVLIGMAATRDMAKGQPFTARTIDDVEIVRSGSRVRIIHRKGGLIVSTSGRAMESGSIGDVIKVRNNRTRSIVSGTVTGPDTVEVTSNE, encoded by the coding sequence GTGATTTTCGATGTCCGGCGGGTCCTCTGGACCCGCCGTCGTCGTATGGCTATAGGTCTAGCTTTCGCTCTCTGCCTGTGCGGTAGAGCCCAGGCGGTGGACCTATTCATAGAGATAGGTAGTGGATCGGTCGTCCCGAGATCGAACATCCGCCTATCCCATCTGGCCCAAATAGCCTGCGATCGTCCTGATCTGCTTATGCTCGCTTCCTCGGCGGAGATCAGCCCTAAAGGAAACAGAATAGTCCCTGGTGACGTTACCTCCGCCCTAGCTCAGGCTGGAATCGGAGGAATAAAGATAAAACTGACCATGGCCGATTCGGTCCCCTTCAGAAAGGAGACTGACCTGGAAATCCAGCTTAGAAAGGCCGCAGGCTGGCCGGGAGTGCTGGAGGTCGTCAGCGATAGAGCCCTCCCAGCAGGCCTTCTCCTCCCCGAACGTCTCTATCCAGGCTCGCCGTCGGTCAACCTGCGATTCTCGACGAACCAGGGAGAGCAGACCATCCCCGTCAGACTTCGATGGCTCATTCCCGGGGTGGTAGCCCAAAAGCCCATAGGGAGAGGGGATATAGTTAGTCCTTCCGATCTTGCGATGATGACGGTAGAGTACGAGAGAAACAGAAGCTACTACTCCGACCCAGCTGTACTGATCGGAATGGCAGCCACCAGAGACATGGCAAAAGGACAGCCCTTTACCGCTAGGACTATCGATGACGTAGAGATCGTCCGTTCCGGCTCCAGGGTGCGGATTATCCATCGAAAAGGGGGCCTAATAGTCTCTACCTCCGGAAGAGCTATGGAAAGCGGATCCATAGGGGACGTCATAAAGGTCCGAAACAACAGGACCAGATCTATCGTATCGGGAACCGTAACCGGCCCGGACACAGTGGAGGTTACCTCAAATGAATAA
- the flgG gene encoding flagellar basal-body rod protein FlgG: protein MIRSLWSGATGMIAQQTNLDVTSNNLANVNTVGFKKVKTNFADLLYQINREPGAPVEGGTTVPTGIQVGLGARVTGTTRIVTPGNFEVTDNPLDIAIEGNAYFQVITPNGEIAYSANGEWRKDGDGQIVTSDGYLLEPAIVIPEDATDITISSTGQVFVKQPGDEANQEVGQIELVRFVNPAGLRAIGRNLFRETEASGAPQVGNPGDDGFPTLEQGILERSNVQVVEEMVNLIVAQRAYEANSKTIQTADRFLELANNLKR, encoded by the coding sequence ATGATAAGATCCCTTTGGAGTGGAGCCACCGGAATGATCGCCCAGCAGACGAACCTGGACGTAACCTCCAACAACCTGGCGAACGTCAACACCGTGGGATTCAAAAAGGTGAAGACCAACTTCGCCGACTTACTCTACCAGATAAACCGGGAGCCCGGAGCCCCTGTAGAGGGAGGCACTACAGTCCCTACAGGCATTCAGGTAGGCCTTGGAGCTAGGGTCACCGGCACCACCAGAATAGTCACCCCGGGCAACTTTGAGGTAACCGACAACCCTCTGGACATAGCCATAGAGGGTAACGCCTACTTTCAGGTTATAACCCCTAACGGGGAGATAGCCTACTCGGCAAACGGCGAGTGGCGTAAAGACGGCGACGGCCAGATAGTCACCTCCGACGGCTACCTTCTGGAACCTGCTATAGTCATACCGGAGGACGCCACCGACATAACCATAAGCTCCACGGGACAGGTATTCGTCAAACAGCCTGGAGACGAGGCAAACCAGGAGGTCGGCCAGATAGAGCTGGTCCGATTCGTCAACCCCGCCGGTCTCAGGGCTATAGGCAGAAACCTCTTCAGAGAGACCGAGGCCAGCGGAGCCCCACAGGTGGGCAACCCAGGGGATGACGGTTTTCCAACCCTTGAACAGGGCATACTTGAGAGATCTAACGTCCAGGTCGTCGAGGAAATGGTCAACCTCATAGTGGCTCAGAGGGCCTACGAGGCCAACTCCAAGACCATCCAGACCGCCGACAGGTTCCTCGAACTGGCCAACAACCTCAAACGCTGA
- a CDS encoding flagellar hook-basal body protein has translation MHKGIYAGVSAMMVQQTTLDATANNLANVDTAGFRARKAVAKSFPEVLMERIDPAKSQGEIPPWPWRSRPIGVASMNQVLSETYMSTEAGNMQVTDSQMDLALEDVSSFFVVMDGEGNQFYTRAGHFIVNQDGQIVTPDGHLLVGEGGPIEVGEVATVGFSDDGQVIADGEAVGQIQLVQFETPTYLRQVGKNLLVETEESGGPIPQENPQVTVGILERSNVSVVEEMVRMIEAQRSYEAASKGVQTSDDMTGRLITSLGKV, from the coding sequence TTGCATAAGGGAATATACGCCGGAGTATCGGCGATGATGGTCCAACAGACTACATTGGACGCCACCGCAAACAACCTGGCTAACGTGGACACCGCAGGTTTCAGGGCCAGAAAAGCGGTAGCGAAATCCTTTCCCGAGGTTCTGATGGAGAGGATCGACCCCGCCAAGAGCCAAGGGGAGATCCCCCCCTGGCCCTGGAGGAGTCGGCCTATCGGAGTGGCCTCTATGAACCAGGTACTCTCGGAGACCTATATGTCAACCGAGGCGGGAAACATGCAGGTAACCGACAGCCAAATGGATTTGGCCCTTGAGGACGTCAGCAGCTTCTTCGTCGTCATGGACGGAGAGGGTAACCAGTTTTACACCAGAGCGGGCCACTTCATCGTCAACCAGGACGGCCAGATAGTCACCCCTGACGGACACCTGCTGGTTGGAGAAGGCGGTCCTATTGAGGTCGGAGAGGTTGCCACTGTAGGATTCTCCGACGACGGACAGGTCATAGCGGACGGAGAGGCGGTGGGCCAGATACAGCTAGTCCAGTTCGAAACCCCCACCTACCTCAGACAGGTCGGAAAAAATCTTCTCGTGGAGACCGAGGAATCTGGAGGACCTATCCCTCAGGAAAACCCTCAGGTGACCGTTGGAATCCTGGAGAGGTCCAACGTCAGCGTAGTCGAGGAAATGGTCCGAATGATAGAGGCTCAGAGATCCTACGAGGCGGCCTCCAAAGGCGTTCAGACCTCCGACGACATGACCGGCCGACTGATAACCTCACTTGGTAAAGTGTAA